A region from the Serinus canaria isolate serCan28SL12 chromosome 10, serCan2020, whole genome shotgun sequence genome encodes:
- the C10H15orf61 gene encoding uncharacterized protein C15orf61 homolog: protein MRALLRRLHGAAVALLLWRGRAPSPARPAASEVLSQHLRQRRLPHWTSFCVKYSAVHNDQFGLSHFNWPVDGANYLVLRTGCFPFIKYHCSRAAPQDLALQDAFFTALKVLNAGIPTLLYGLGSWFFARVTETVHTSHGPVTIYFLNKEDEGAMY, encoded by the exons ATGCGGGCGCTGCTGCGGCGGCTGCACGGCGCGGCCGTGGCGCTGCTGCTGTGGCGGGGCCGGGCTCCgtccccggcccggcccgccgccTCCGAGGTGCTGAGCCAGCACCTGCGGCAGCGCCGTCTGCCCCACTGGACCTCGTTCTGCGTCAAGTACAGCGCGGTGCACAACGACCAGTTCGGCCTCTCGCACTTCAACTGGCCCGTGGACGGTGCCAACTACCTGGTGCTGCGCACCGGCTGCTTCCCCTTCATCAAGTACCACTGCTCCCGCGCCGCGCCGCAGGACCTGGCGCTGCAGGACGCCTTCTTCACCGCCCTCAAGGTGCTCAACGCCG GCATCCCAACTTTACTGTATGGACTTGGCTCCTGGTTCTTTGCCCGTGTCACAGAGACTGTTCACACCAGCCATGGCCCAGTcactatttattttctaaataaagaaGATGAAGGAGCCATGTACTGA